Proteins from a genomic interval of Flavobacteriales bacterium:
- a CDS encoding DUF4294 domain-containing protein — MLNVLRSLFLIVALGFSLSSLAQKSDSLQKVKPGYAGVSIVKGDTIRNYMLEDITVVASDSAYKAKYDRYVRYIRRAYPYAMLAKQIATEMDTDLLQVNSKKQSKKMVKEEYEALKEKFTDGIKILTVNEGKVLMKLIYRETGMTAYELTDKYLGTGKAFMWQAISRSG; from the coding sequence ATGCTGAACGTTTTACGAAGCTTGTTTCTGATCGTCGCGCTCGGGTTTTCACTCTCATCGCTGGCCCAAAAGTCGGATAGTTTACAAAAAGTGAAACCCGGTTATGCAGGTGTTTCCATTGTTAAAGGCGATACCATTCGAAATTATATGTTGGAGGACATCACCGTGGTGGCTTCCGACTCTGCCTACAAAGCCAAATATGATCGCTACGTGCGCTACATCCGTAGAGCTTATCCCTATGCCATGCTCGCCAAACAAATTGCTACGGAAATGGATACGGATTTATTGCAGGTCAATTCTAAAAAGCAATCGAAAAAAATGGTGAAAGAAGAATATGAGGCCTTAAAAGAAAAATTTACCGATGGAATAAAAATTTTGACGGTGAATGAAGGGAAAGTCCTCATGAAACTTATCTACCGCGAAACGGGAATGACGGCTTATGAACTCACCGATAAATACCTGGGTACAGGAAAAGCATTTATGTGGCAGGCTATTTCCAGAAGTGG